In one Penaeus chinensis breed Huanghai No. 1 chromosome 33, ASM1920278v2, whole genome shotgun sequence genomic region, the following are encoded:
- the LOC125043118 gene encoding uncharacterized protein LOC125043118, producing the protein MRARMPEVCQKGCPSKRAALAQRNILIKIRYRTVRTLIHYISPLLYMILQKQFCRISKTEKIKVLAMPPVTRRKMQENNKPRGKCGVLGDPAWPRWRLVALVAAVLALLLAVALATSLGVLLAKTECGAPPLHALASTTYRGTAPPGTEVTYVCPFSLVFPNNERNYNITCSDDLRWSVSALPACVRSGERHCTLGDGLSLVTRDSGSALEVDLLLRAPVPSSILADVSSEDPQGLCSYTNLTAAGGDPERSRRGVLARSSAPRFLMNKAEKHLRDEADYKLSVTDANIDPGAPYEVRLRGIGDTVAVSLLQDTYISSTIRFLEIETITPTATPTTAAANETPASTVPSSTTTTTLETTAATPPVTTITASETTTPTLPTSTPSESLPTTTILAFASSTPHTTIVGPSVTTYASTTS; encoded by the exons ATGAGAGCCAGGATGCCAGAGGTGTGCCAGAAAGGTTGTCCGAGCAAGCGAGCTGCACTGGCAC AAAGAAATATTTTGATTAAGATTAGATATAGGACAGTCAGAACCTTAATCCATTATATTAGTCCACTTTTATACATGATCCTCCAAAAGCAGTTTTGTAGGATTTcaaaaacggaaaaaataaaagttttagcCATGCCCCCTGTAACAAGGAG AAAGATGCAAGAAAATAACAAACCGCGAGGAAAGTGTGGCGTGCTCGGTGACCCCGCGTGGCCAAGATGGCGTCTGGTGGCTCTTGTCGCGGCCGTTCTGGCGCTCCTGCTGGCGGTGGCCCTGGCGACCTCCCTCGGCGTGCTCCTCG CCAAAACGGAGTGCGGCGCCCCACCTTTGCACGCCCTGGCCAGCACCACCTACAGGGGAACAGCGCCACCGGGTACGGAAGTCACCTACGTGTGCCCATTTTCCCTGGTCTTCCCGAACAACGAACGGAATTACAACATTACTTGCTCTGATGACTTGAGGTGGAGCGTGTCTGCCTTGCCCGCGTGT GTCCGCAGCGGGGAGCGCCACTGCACCCTGGGCGACGGACTCTCGCTCGTAACCCGGGACAGCGGCAGCGCCCTCGAGGTCGACCTCCTCCTCCGAGCTCCGGTTCCGTCCTCGATCCTCGCAGACGTGTCCTCGGAGGATCCACAGGGCCTGTGCTCCTACACCAATCTGACTGCAGCCGGTGGGGACCCTGAGAGGAGTCGCCGCGGAGTGCTGGCGAGATCTTCAGCGCCGCGATTTTTAATGAATAAGGCGGAGAAGCACCTTCGTGACGAGGCCGACTATAAGTTGTCG GTCACAGACGCCAACATCGACCCAGGCGCGCCCTACGAGGTACGCTTAAGAGGAATCGGAGACACAGTGGCCGTGTCTCTCCTGCAGGACACATACATCAGCTCAACAATTAGATTTCTGGAGATCGAAACCATCACACCGACAGCTACTCCTACAACTGCAGCTGCAAACGAGACTCCCGCGTCCACGGTACCTTCGTCTACGACAACAACTACATTAGAGACAACCGCAGCCACACCCCCTGTAACAACCATAACCGCATCTGAAACAACCACGCCCACGCTTCCCACTTCTACGCCGTCCGAATCTTTGCCGACGACCACCATCCTCGCATTTGCGTCCAGCACACCTCATACTACGATCGTCGGGCCCTCAGTCACGACATATGCGTCAACAACATCATAA